A single region of the Pseudomonas sp. VD-NE ins genome encodes:
- a CDS encoding LysR family transcriptional regulator has product MDLANLNAFIAIAETGSFSGAGERLHLTQPAISKRIAGLEQQLKVRLFDRLGREVGLTEAGRALLPRAYQILNVLDDTRRALTNLTGEVSGRLTLATSHHIGLHRLPPLLREFTRRYPQVALDIQFLDSEVAYEEILHGRAELAVITLAPEPHALVKATPVWDDPLDFVVAPEHSLISNGPVNLADIAGHPAVFPGGNTFTHHIVQRLFEAQGLTPNIAMSTNYLETIKMMVSIGLAWSVLPRTMLDDQVASIALPGIQLTRQLGYILHTERTLSNAAKAFMALLDAQIDLPGT; this is encoded by the coding sequence ATGGATCTGGCCAACCTCAACGCTTTTATCGCGATTGCCGAGACCGGCAGCTTCTCCGGCGCCGGCGAACGGCTGCACCTGACGCAGCCGGCGATCAGCAAACGCATCGCCGGGCTGGAGCAGCAATTGAAGGTGCGCCTGTTTGATCGGCTGGGCCGTGAAGTCGGCCTGACCGAGGCCGGCCGCGCCCTGCTGCCACGGGCGTATCAGATTCTCAACGTGCTGGACGATACCCGTCGCGCCCTGACCAACCTCACCGGCGAAGTCAGCGGTCGCCTGACCCTGGCCACCAGTCACCACATCGGTTTGCACCGTTTGCCGCCACTCCTAAGGGAATTCACCCGCCGTTACCCACAGGTGGCGCTGGATATTCAGTTCCTCGATTCGGAAGTGGCCTACGAGGAAATTCTCCATGGCCGCGCTGAACTGGCAGTCATCACCCTGGCGCCGGAACCTCACGCACTGGTCAAAGCCACACCTGTCTGGGACGACCCGCTGGATTTCGTGGTCGCCCCGGAGCATTCGCTGATCAGCAATGGCCCGGTCAATCTGGCGGACATTGCCGGTCATCCGGCGGTTTTCCCCGGCGGCAACACCTTTACCCACCATATTGTCCAACGCTTGTTCGAGGCCCAAGGGCTGACGCCGAACATCGCCATGAGCACCAACTACCTGGAAACCATCAAGATGATGGTGTCGATTGGCCTGGCCTGGAGCGTTTTGCCGCGCACCATGCTCGATGATCAAGTGGCGAGCATCGCTTTACCGGGCATACAGCTCACTCGCCAGCTAGGCTATATCCTGCACACCGAACGGACGCTATCGAATGCGGCAAAAGCCTTTATGGCACTGCTGGACGCACAAATCGATCTGCCAGGGACTTGA
- the leuD gene encoding 3-isopropylmalate dehydratase small subunit — translation MKAFTQHTGLVAPLDRANVDTDQIIPKQFLKSIKRTGFGPNLFDEWRYLDVGQPYQDNSKRPLNKDFVLNAERYQGASVLLARENFGCGSSREHAPWALEEYGFRSIIAPSYADIFFNNSFKNGLLPIILSDAEVDELFKQVEAEPGYQLQVDLQAQTVTRPDGKVYSFEIDAFRKHCLLNGLDDIGLTLQDGDAIATFEAKHRVSQPWLFRDA, via the coding sequence ATGAAAGCTTTTACCCAGCACACTGGTCTTGTTGCGCCTTTGGATCGTGCCAACGTCGACACCGACCAGATCATTCCGAAGCAGTTCTTGAAGTCGATCAAACGCACCGGTTTCGGTCCGAACCTGTTCGACGAATGGCGTTACCTTGATGTCGGCCAGCCGTATCAGGACAACTCCAAACGCCCGCTGAACAAGGACTTCGTCCTTAACGCCGAGCGTTATCAAGGCGCCAGCGTCTTGCTGGCCCGTGAGAACTTCGGTTGCGGTTCCAGCCGTGAACACGCGCCGTGGGCGCTGGAAGAATACGGTTTCCGCAGCATCATCGCGCCGAGCTACGCCGACATCTTCTTCAACAACAGCTTCAAGAACGGCTTGCTGCCGATCATCTTGAGCGACGCTGAAGTGGATGAGTTGTTCAAGCAGGTCGAGGCCGAGCCGGGTTATCAGTTGCAGGTCGATCTGCAGGCGCAGACCGTGACCCGTCCGGATGGCAAGGTGTACAGCTTTGAGATCGATGCGTTCCGCAAGCACTGCCTGTTGAATGGTCTGGACGATATCGGCCTGACCTTGCAGGACGGTGATGCGATTGCGACGTTTGAGGCCAAGCATCGTGTGAGCCAACCGTGGTTGTTCCGCGACGCGTGA
- the leuC gene encoding 3-isopropylmalate dehydratase large subunit: MAGKTLYDKLWDSHLVKQRDDGSALIYIDRHIIHEVTSPQAFEGLRLAGRKPWRIDANIATPDHNVPTTPERKGGIEAIADQVSRLQVQTLDDNCDEYGIVEFKMNDVRQGIVHVISPEQGATLPGMTVVCGDSHTSTHGAFGALAHGIGTSEVEHVLATQCLVAKKMKNMLVRVEGQLPFGVTAKDIVLAVIGKIGTAGGNGHAIEFAGSAIRDLSVEGRMTICNMSIEAGARVGLVAADQKTVDYVKGRPFAPKGAEWDMAVEAWKDLVSDADAKFDTVVELDAAQIKPQVSWGTSPEMVLAVDQNVPDPAKEMDLVKRDSIVRALKYMGLTANQAITDIQLDRVFIGSCTNSRIEDLRAAAVIAKGRKVASTIKQAIVVPGSGLVKAQAEAEGLDKIFLEAGFEWREPGCSMCLAMNPDRLESGEHCASTSNRNFEGRQGAGGRTHLVSPAMAAAAAVNGRFIDVRELI, translated from the coding sequence ATGGCCGGCAAAACGCTCTACGACAAGCTCTGGGATTCGCATTTGGTCAAGCAGCGCGACGATGGCTCGGCGCTGATCTATATCGATCGTCACATCATTCACGAAGTGACTTCGCCGCAAGCCTTTGAAGGCCTGCGTCTGGCCGGGCGCAAGCCTTGGCGCATCGATGCCAACATCGCGACCCCGGACCACAACGTACCAACGACGCCAGAGCGCAAGGGCGGCATCGAAGCCATTGCCGATCAGGTTTCGCGTTTGCAGGTTCAGACCCTCGATGACAACTGCGATGAATACGGCATCGTCGAATTCAAGATGAACGACGTCCGCCAAGGCATCGTCCACGTCATCAGCCCGGAGCAGGGCGCGACCTTGCCGGGCATGACCGTGGTCTGCGGCGACTCGCACACCTCGACTCACGGCGCCTTCGGCGCTCTGGCGCACGGTATCGGCACTTCCGAGGTCGAGCATGTGCTCGCCACCCAGTGTCTGGTCGCGAAGAAAATGAAAAACATGCTGGTGCGCGTTGAAGGGCAATTGCCGTTCGGCGTGACCGCCAAGGACATCGTCCTCGCGGTCATCGGCAAGATCGGCACCGCCGGCGGTAACGGCCACGCCATCGAATTCGCTGGCAGCGCGATCCGCGACTTGTCCGTCGAAGGCCGCATGACCATCTGCAACATGTCCATCGAAGCCGGCGCCCGCGTTGGCTTGGTGGCAGCGGATCAAAAGACCGTCGATTACGTGAAGGGCCGTCCATTCGCTCCGAAAGGCGCGGAATGGGACATGGCCGTCGAAGCCTGGAAAGATCTGGTCTCCGACGCCGACGCCAAGTTCGACACCGTGGTCGAACTCGACGCTGCGCAGATCAAGCCGCAAGTCAGCTGGGGCACTTCGCCGGAAATGGTTCTGGCCGTTGATCAGAACGTGCCGGACCCGGCCAAAGAGATGGATCTGGTCAAGCGCGACTCGATCGTCCGCGCCTTGAAATACATGGGTTTGACCGCCAATCAGGCGATCACCGACATTCAGCTGGATCGCGTGTTTATCGGTTCCTGCACCAACTCGCGGATCGAAGACTTGCGCGCTGCAGCGGTGATCGCCAAGGGCCGCAAGGTCGCTTCGACCATCAAGCAAGCGATCGTGGTGCCGGGCTCGGGTCTGGTCAAAGCGCAGGCTGAAGCCGAAGGTCTCGACAAGATTTTCCTCGAAGCCGGTTTTGAATGGCGTGAGCCGGGTTGCTCGATGTGCCTGGCGATGAACCCGGACCGTTTGGAGTCCGGCGAGCATTGCGCCTCGACTTCCAACCGTAACTTCGAGGGCCGTCAGGGCGCCGGTGGCCGGACCCACCTCGTCAGCCCGGCCATGGCGGCTGCGGCAGCGGTGAACGGTCGTTTCATCGACGTTCGTGAATTGATTTAA